One Mya arenaria isolate MELC-2E11 chromosome 5, ASM2691426v1 genomic window carries:
- the LOC128235080 gene encoding transmembrane protein 192-like — MVSLSQDASRGLFFEEHQEDDDLTDSANLSLVMSTEQSGRTINTTWSILLEISLLIGVWVCVFILPKLCTDEKCGVSAYALELFLVAGVWFIQLAIDRYYRNQHYRSRLFGYLNFYRQTRNIRRLPLVVASAALSILLITTQIIMEKCVHQVKCGPLSREGYIQIVVSVSCALQIGLLVIYSIRTIQFNRSGASPDVNQEELMTSFLQTNSISSDIGFRDAGLLDQVLEKQADMIRYLRQHNEQLSRRILTLSEENESLQLRKK, encoded by the exons ATGGTCAGCTTGTCTCAGGATGCAAGTAGG GGACTTTTCTTTGAGGAACACCAGGAGGATGATGACTTAACGGACTCGGCCAACCTGTCGTTAGTGATGAGCACAGAACAGAGTGGCCGCACCATCAACACAACATGGTCCATACTGCTGGAAATTTCCCTTCTG ATTGGAGTATGGGTATGTGTCTTTATCCTACCAAAGCTGTGTACAGATGAGAAGTGTGGAGTCTCTGCCTATGCGCTGGAGCTGTTCTTAGTGGCTGGAGTCTGGTTCATTCAGCTTGCCATTGATAGATATTACAG AAATCAACACTATCGGAGCCGACTGTTTGGGTACTTGAACTTCTACCGCCAGACACGAAACATCCGACGTCTTCCCCTCGTTGTTGCTTCAGCAG CCCTGTCCATTCTCCTGATAACGACCCAGATAATCATGGAAAAGTGTGTTCACCAAGTGAAGTGTGGTCCCCTGTCACGGGAGGGCTACATACAGATCGTAGTGTCTGTGTCCTGTGCGCTGCAGATTGGTCTGTTGGTCATTTATAGCA tcCGCACAATCCAGTTCAACAGAAGTGGAGCCTCCCCCGATGTTAACCAGGAGGAATTGATGACCAGCTTCCTACAGACTAACTCTATTTCATCAGATATCGGCTTCAG AGATGCAGGGTTGCTTGACCAGGTTCTAGAGAAGCAAGCGGACATGATTCGATACCTCCGACAGCACAATGAACAGCTAAGCAGGAGGATTCTCACTCTGTCTGAAGAAAACGAGAGTTTACAACTGCGGAAAAAATGA
- the LOC128234368 gene encoding uncharacterized protein LOC128234368, which translates to MTGVATTGPHAYIDSDDRCGNYGSTYIDSDDRSGNYGSTYIESDDRSGNYGYTYIDSDDRSGNYGSTYIESDDRCGNYGSTYIDSDDRCGNYGSTYIDSDDRSGNYGSTYIDSDDRSGNYGSTYIDSDDRCGNYGSTYIDSHDSEDRNGNHGYTYIDNDDGSGNYESVYIDNDDRNGNYGSTYIDNDYGSGKYGYTYIDSDDRNGNYGYTYIDSDDRNGNYGYTYIDSDDRNGNHGYTYIDSDDRNDSDDGSGNHGYTYIDSDDRNGNYGNGYIDSDDRCDNYGSTYIDSDDRKGNYGSTYIDSDDRSGNYWSTYIDRDDRKGNYGSTYIDSDDRKGNYGHTYINSDDRNGNYGSTYIASNDRSGNYGYTYIDSDDRSGNYGPTYKASNDMSGNYGSTYIDSNDRSGNYGSTYIDSDYRSGNYGPTYKASNDMSGNYGSTYIDSDDGKGNYGSTYIDSDDRCGNYGSTYINSDDRCGNYGSTYIDSDNRCGNYGSTYIDIDDRCGNYGSTYIDSDNSNGNHGYTYIDNDDRCGNYGSTYIDSDNSNGNHGYTYIDNDDGSGNYESVYIDNDDRNGNYGSTYIDNDDGSGKYGYTYIDSDDRNGNYGSIYIDSDDRCGNNGSTYIDSDDSKGKYGSTYIDNDDSSSNYGFTYINSDDRNGNYGSTYIDNDDGSGNYGYTYIDSDDGKDSADGRDKEGSKKTAMTGLAGRLVHMHRNAGSENIMFIGGDNGSADTTGSYGHHGNGYDQAMNSDGIAATTGPWTAMKGAVPIGR; encoded by the exons ATGACAGGTGTGGCAACTACGGGTCCACATGCATATATAGACAGCGATGACAGGTGTGGCAACTACGGGTCCACATATATAGACAGCGATGACAGGAGTGGCAACTACGGGTCCACATATATAGAGAGCGATGACAGGAGTGGCAACTACGGGTACACATATATAGACAGCGATGACAGGAGCGGCAACTACGGGTCCACATATATAGAGAGCGATGACAGGTGTGGCAACTACGGGTCCACTTATATAGACAGCGATGACAGGTGTGGCAACTACGGGTCCACATATATAGACAGCGATGACAGGAGTGGCAACTACGGGTCCACATATATAGACAGCGATGACAGGAGCGGCAACTACGGGTCCACATACATAGACAGCGATGACAGGTGTGGCAACTACGGGTCCACATATATAGACAGCCATGACAG cgAGGACAGGAACGGCAACCACGGGTACACATATATAGACAACGATGACGGGAGCGGCAACTACGAGTCCGTATATATAGACAACGATGACAGGAACGGAAACTACGGGTCCACATATATAGACAACGATTACGGGAGCGGCAAGTACGGGTACACATATATAGACAGCGATGACAGGAATGGCAACTACGGGTACACATATATAGACAGCGATGACAGGAATGGCAACTACGGGTACACATATATAGACAGCGATGACAGGAATGGCAACCACGGGTACACATATATAGACAGCGATGACAGGAATG ACAGCGATGACGGCAGCGGCAACCACGGGTACACATATATAGACAGCGATGACAGGAATGGCAACTACGGGAACGGCTATATAGACAGCGATGACAGGTGTGACAACTATGGGTCCACATATATAGACAGCGATGACAGGAAAGGCAACTACGGGTCCACATATATAGACAGCGATGACA GGAGCGGCAACTACTGGTCCACATATATAGACAGGGATGACCGGAAAGGCAACTACGGGTCCACATATATAGACAGCGATGACAGGAAAGGCAACTACGGGCACACATATATTAACAGCGATGACAGGAACGGCAACTACGGGTCCACTTATATAGCCAGCAATGACAGGAGTGGCAACTACGGATACACATATATAGACAGCGATGACAGGAGTGGCAACTACGGACCAACATATAAAGCCAGCAATGACATGAGTGGCAACTACGGGTCCACATATATAGACAGCAATGACAGGAGTGGCAACTACGGGTCCACATATATAGACAGCGATTACAGGAGTGGCAACTACGGACCAACATATAAAGCCAGCAATGACATGAGTGGCAACTACGGGTCCACATATATAGACAGCGATGACGGGAAAGGCAACTACGGGTCCACATATATAGACAGCGATGACAGGTGTGGCAACTATGGGTCCACATATATTAACAGCGATGACAGGTGTGGCAACTACGGGTCCACATATATAGACAGCGATAACAGGTGTGGCAACTACGGGTCCACATATATAGACATCGATGACAGGTGTGGCAACTATGGGTCCACATATATAGACAGCGATAACAGTAACGGCAACCACGGGTACACATATATAGACAACGATGACAGGTGTGGCAACTATGGGTCCACATATATAGACAGCGATAACAGTAACGGCAACCACGGGTACACATATATAGACAACGATGACGGGAGCGGCAACTACGAGTCCGTATATATAGACAACGATGACAGGAACGGAAACTACGGGTCCACATATATAGACAACGACGACGGGAGCGGCAAGTACGGGTACACATATATAGACAGCGACGACAGGAATGGCAACTACGGGTCCATATATATAGACAGCGATGACAGGTGTGGCAACAACGGGTCCACATATATAGACAGCGATGACTCAAAAGGCAAGTACGGGTCCACTTATATAGACAACGATGACAGTAGCAGCAACTACGGGTTCACATATATTAACAGCGATGACAGGAACGGCAACTACGGGTCCACATATATAGACAACGACGACGGGAGTGGCAACTACGGATACACATATATAGACAGCGATGACGGGAAAG ACAGCGCTGACGGGAGAGACAAGGAAGGATCCAAAAAGACTGCGATGACGGGACTGGCCGGAAGACTGGTCCATATGCACAGAAATGCCGGGAGTGAAAACATCATGTTCATTGGTGGCGACAACGGGAGCGCAGATACTACGGGTTCCTACGGACATCACGGGAACGGTTACGACCAGGCCATGAACAGCGATGGCATAGCGGCAACGACCGGGCCATGGACAGCGATGAAGGGAGCCGTACCGATCGGTAGATAG
- the LOC128234369 gene encoding N66 matrix protein-like encodes MVDKIRRDMNRALGNVAIVTSSEGDDRNGNYGSTYINRDDRNGNDGSTYINRDDRNGNYGSTYIDGRNSSGNYGSTYNNSDYRNGNYGSTYIASNDRSGNYGSTYNNSDYRNGNYGFTYIASNDRSGNYGSTYIDSDDRSGNYGSTYINSDYRNGNYGSTYIASNDRNGN; translated from the exons ATGGTGGACAAGATTCGACGAGACATGAACCGCGCACTCGGCAATGTTGCTATAGTGACGTCATCAGAGGG GGATGACAGGAACGGCAACTACGGGTCCACATATATAAACAGGGATGACAGGAACGGCAACGACGGGTCCACATATATAAACAGGGATGACAGGAACGGCAACTACGGGTCCACATATATAGACGGCCGTAACAGTAGTGGCAACTACGGGTCCACATATAATAACAGCGATTACAGGAACGGCAACTACGGGTCCACTTATATAGCCAGCAATGACAGGAGTGGCAACTACGGGTCGACATATAATAACAGCGATTACAGGAACGGCAACTACGGGTTCACTTATATAGCCAGCAATGACAGGAGTGGCAACTACGGGTCGACATATATAGACAGCGATGACAGGAGTGGCAACTACGGGTCCACATATATTAACAGCGATTACAGGAACGGCAACTACGGGTCCACTTATATAGCCAGCAATGACAGGAACGGCAACTAA